A window of the Choristoneura fumiferana chromosome 30, NRCan_CFum_1, whole genome shotgun sequence genome harbors these coding sequences:
- the LOC141444748 gene encoding zinc finger Y-chromosomal protein-like, which produces MPSRFRQSLPHECDACRLRFRSRLKLLKHRQSHRAVYTCNECGYASRFRTYVKNHWLMHKGTTYTCPYCQIVYNHQTSYYNHIRIQHPGENEACYECGETFAAGRGMNLHKALAHRTSDKSNAKHKCKDCGVKFLNAEALQRHEELGAGVPHAALWPCAACGDSCGSDTALKAHAAEQHTDRHHCDECNKTFLNSESFELHVQRKHMNKRAVEGPFRPRVGVGRRQPCVYVCEICGKVFKNSTLLQYHMNGHLAVKPFQCKQCPKTFPRQGALNLHMRVHTGRAAVSV; this is translated from the exons ATGCCGTCTCGTTTCCGCCAGAGCCTGCCGCACGAGTGCGACGCGTGCCGGCTGCGATTCCGGTCGCGACTGAAGCTGCTCAAGCACCGGCAGTCCCACCGCGCCGTGTACACCTGCAACGAGTGCGGCTACGCCAGCCGGTTCAG AACGTACGTCAAAAACCATTGGCTCATGCACAAGGGAACGACGTACACGTGCCCGTACTGCCAGATAGTGTACAACCACCAGACCTCGTACTACAACCACATTAGAATACAGCATCCCGGGGAGAACGAGGCTTGCTACGAGTGCGGGGAGACCTTCGCCGCGGGGCGGGGGATGAATCTGCATAAGGCGCTCGCGCATAGAACG AGCGATAAATCCAACGCCAAACACAAATGTAAAGACTGTGGTGTTAAGTTTTTAAATGCCGAAGCGTTGCAAAGGCACGAAGAATTGGGCGCGGGCGTGCCGCATGCGGCGCTGTGGCCGTGTGCCGCATGCGGCGACAGCTGCGGCAGCGACACCGCGCTTAAGGCGCATGCGGCAGAACAACACACAGACCGGCATCATTGTGATGAG TGCAACAAAACGTTTTTAAACTCGGAGTCGTTCGAGCTGCATGTCCAACGGAAGCACATGAACAAGCGGGCGGTGGAGGGCCCGTTTCGACCGCGCGTCGGGGTCGGCCGCAGGCAGCCCTGCGTCTACGTCTGCGAGATATGCGGGAAAGTGTTCAAG AACTCGACGCTGCTGCAGTATCACATGAACGGTCATTTGGCTGTCAAGCCGTTCCAGTGCAAACAGTGTCCCAAAACATTCCCGCGGCAAGGCGCCCTAAAC